The Siniperca chuatsi isolate FFG_IHB_CAS linkage group LG12, ASM2008510v1, whole genome shotgun sequence genome has a segment encoding these proteins:
- the hnrnpa3 gene encoding heterogeneous nuclear ribonucleoprotein A3 encodes MEDHDAKEPEQLRKLFIGGLSFETTEESLRAHFEQWGSLTDCVVMRDPNSKRSRGFGFVTYSAVGEVDEAMKARPHKVDGRVVEPKRAVSREDSNKPGAHLTVKKIFVGGIKEDTEEYHIREHFEKYGKIECIDIMEERSTGKKRGFCFVSFDDHDTVDKIVAQKFHTINFHNCEVRKALSKQEMSAISTNRGRSGGSGNFMGRGSNYGGGGNFGRGGYGGGRGGYGDDFDNGPGGNYGGGPGYGGGRGGYGGGGPGYGNQGGGFGGSCDGGYGGNDGGYGGGGNYNDFGNYGGQQSSYGPMKGNNFGGRNSGGPYGGGYSSGGGGGGGYGSRRY; translated from the exons ATGGAG GACCATGACGCTAAAGAACCCGAGCAGCTCAGAAAGCTGTTTATTGGAGGTCTGAGCTTTGAAACCACGGAGGAGAGTTTACGGGCCCATTTTGAACAATGGGGTAGTCTCACGGACTGTGTG GTGATGAGGGACCCCAACAGCAAGCGATCAAGAGGGTTTGGCTTTGTAACATACTCCGCTGTAGGGGAAGTCGATGAGGCTATGAAAGCAAGGCCTCATAAAGTAGATGGTCGAGTTGTTGAACCCAAGAGAGCTGTGTCCAGAGAG GACTCCAATAAACCAGGTGCCCATCTGACCGTGAAGAAGATCTTTGTTGGCGGTATCAAGGAGGACACTGAGGAGTACCACATTCGGGAGCATTTTGAGAAGTATGGAAAGATCGAATGCATCGACATCATGGAGGAACGCTCCACTGGGAAGAAGAGAGGATTCTGCTTTGTGTCCTTCGATGACCATGACACTGTAGACAAAATTGTTG CCCAGAAATTCCACACAATCAACTTCCACAATTGTGAGGTCAGGAAAGCTCTctcaaaacaggaaatgagcGCTATATCCACTAACAGGG GCAGGAGTGGAGGATCTGGAAACTTCATGGGGAGAGGGAGTAATTATGGAGGTGGTGGCAACTTCGGCCGAG GTGGCTATGGTGGAGGACGAGGTGGTTATGGAGATGATTTTGACAATG GTCCAGGGGGAAATTATGGTGGAGGACCGGGTTATGGAGGAGGCCGAGGGGGCTATGGAGGTGGTGGTCCAGGGTATGGCAACCAGGGTGGTGGATTTGGTGGCAGCTGCGATGGAGGTTATGGGGGTAATGACGgag GATATGGAGGGGGTGGAAATTACAACGACTTTGGAAATTATGGTGGACAGCAGTCCAGCTATGGGCCCATGAAGGGAAACAACTTTGGTGGCAGAAACTCAGGTGGACCCTATGGCG GTGGCTACAGCTCTGGTGGTGGCGGCGGAGGTGGCTATGGTTCACGGCGATAttaa
- the nfe2l2a gene encoding nuclear factor erythroid 2-related factor 2a: MMMEMEAMHSSQQDMNLIDILWKQDIDLGARREVFDYNHRQKEHELQRQRELEEEKRQHLVREQEKALLAQLQLDEETGEYIPCPPSSAPLQSAVTPLEVTQNVSFAEETGDAMSFDECLQLLAETFPVEETENTSVCLDTTAVAPMMSPEQPAMPVATLSPGPPPPPPPQRMSPDLEQAWMELLSLPELQQCLNMQMEDTLETTTYPLPNSPEVQNPNYTFYPMTSLTDGETNNVNVCPAEFMNTFDGSIPSMAPPDNLSQTKAKAPQLNTNFTAESYCDIFYPNAILEESSGQHGLEVNESNTVPHIPNKPPFTPVDLYSLSPGDAFDRGKQNLTAELPDSDSGISSNTSPNASSPGKSVYEDGSFLYSDSDMEEMDQNPGSAESDYSEMFSLNFQPDDLQPAAVSVLKGQPQHQKEKKPKQHKTDPGEEIGHNNAPFTKDKRKKRSEVRLSRDEQRAKALKIPFTVAMIINLPVDDFNEMMSKHQLNEAQLALVRDIRRRGKNKVAAQNCRKRKMENIVGLESELDSLKDEKERLLSEKSQNITNMKEMKQQLNSLYLEVFSMLRDEKGNTYSPSDYSLQQSTDGSIFLVPRIKKTFIKSEDKLVSPL, translated from the exons ATGATGATGGAAATGGAGGCGATGCATTCCAGTCAACAG GACATGAACCTGATTGACATACTGTGGAAGCAGGACATTGATCTCGGTGCCAGGCGTGAGGTGTTTGACTACAACCACCGTCAGAAAGAACATGAGCTGCAGAGGCAACGGGAgctggaagaagagaagaggcaGCATCTAGTCCGGGAGCAGGAGAAGGCCCTGCTGGCACAGCTACAGCTCGACGAGGAAACGGGAGAGTACATACCCTGCCCGCCTTCCAGCGCCCCACTGCAGTCGGCTGTCACACCTCTAGAGGTTACACAG AATGTCAGCTTCGCGGAAGAGACTGGTGATGCCATGTCATTTGATGAATGTTTGCAGCTACTGGCAGAGACATTTCCTGTAGAGGAAACTGAG AACACCTCAGTTTGCCTGGACACAACTGCAGTTGCACCCATGATGTCCCCCGAGCAGCCAGCTATGCCGGTGGCCACCCTCTCCCCAGgtccaccaccgccaccaccaccacagaggATGTCCCCAGATTTGGAGCAGGCCTGGATGGAGCTTTTGTCCCTTCCTGAGCTGCAG cAATGCCTGAACATGCAAATGGAGGACACACTGGAGACCACAACATATCCTCTTCCAAACAGCCCAGAAGTACAGAATCCAAACTACACGTTTTACCCCATGACCAGTCTCACAGATGGGGAAACaaacaatgtaaatgtttgtcCTGCAGAGTTTATGAATACATTTGATGGCTCTATTCCCAGTATGGCCCCCCCAGACAATCTTAGCCAGACGAAAGCGAAAGCTCCTCAGTTAAATACTAACTTCACTGCAGAAAGTTACTGTGACATATTTTACCCCAACGCCATTCTGGAAGAGAGCAGTGGTCAACATGGCCTTGAAGTAAATGAAAGTAACACTGTGCCTCATATCCCAAACAAGCCTCCCTTCACACCAGTGGACCTATACAGCCTCTCACCTGGAGATGCATTTGACAGAGGCAAACAAAATCTGACGGCAGAATTGCCAGATTCAGATTCAGGAATCTCTTCAAACACAAGTCCAAATGCTAGTTCACCTGGGAAGTCTGTATATGAAGATGGGTCCTTTCTTTACAGCGATTCAGACATGGAGGAGATGGACCAAAACCCTGGAAGTGCAGAATCTGACTACTCAGAGATGTTCTCACTCAATTTCCAACCTGATGATCTTCAGCCAGCAGCAGTTTCTGTACTAAAAGGGCAGCCACAGCATCAGAAGGAAAAGAAACCCAAACAACACAAGACGGACCCTGGAGAGGAGATTGGCCACAACAACGCTCCCTTCACTAAAGACAAGCGGAAGAAGCGCTCTGAAGTGCGTCTCTCCAGAGACGAGCAGAGGGCCAAGGCCCTCAAAATCCCTTTCACTGTAGCCATGATTATCAATCTGCCTGTTGATGATTTCAATGAGATGATGTCAAAGCACCAACTGAACGAGGCCCAGCTGGCCCTGGTCCGAGACATACGCCGCCGTGGCAAGAACAAGGTAGCTGCCCAGAACTGCCGCAAACGCAAGATGGAGAACATAGTGGGCCTGGAGAGCGAACTGGACTCACTGAAAGACGAGAAGGAGCGTCTGCTGAGCGAGAAGAGCCAGAACATCACAAACATGAAGGAAATGAAGCAGCAACTCAACAGCTTGTACCTGGAGGTCTTCAGCATGTTGAGAGATGAGAAGGGGAATACCTACTCCCCATCCGACTACTCCCTCCAGCAGTCAACTGACGGCAGCATCTTCCTCGTTCCTCGCATTAAAAAGACTTTCATCAAGAGCGAAGACAAGCTTGTATCTCCTTTGTAA